The region CAAAAAAAGTTCCTTTTTCATTGTCTACATAATTGCCCAAATGAGCCGTGATGTTGAGTGTTTCGGTGTAATGAATGGGGCGGTATTGATGGATAGTTGTGTGTGTGTGGATAAGACCCAATGCATTAAAAGGAAAAAGAGGTAGCGTTAACAGCTGCCCATGCAGTGACGAAGCTAAAATATTGGGATAGAGGAGAGGCAAGTAACGGCTTTTAGTGAGGCCGCACACTTCCTGGTAGCGAATTAGTTTAATGGGATTTGTTTTTACAGACAAAATTTCTCCATCTAAAAGTGGCATTTCTTTTGTGTTAAAATTTTTAAATTGACGGCGGAGTAAATTCCAATACACGCCTGGTAAGGGCGGTGTAGTGTCGTAAAAAAGTTGTAAGGTGTTTTCCATATTAGTTTCCTTGCAGGGCCGGTTTCATGGGGCGTGGTGTTTTATTGCCCAATTTTTTTGAGATTTTCTTTTTCCAAAAATATTTAAGCGGGGTAAAAATGCCCACTTGGCCAATTTGTAAAGCTTCGTCACCGTCGTCAAAATTTAAAATAGAGCGGTAAAAATTATTAAGTTCGGGATTGCGATGCCAGTAACGTTTATCCATTTCGTCCTTTTGAAACACGGTGCCTTTTACACTTTTTCTAAAAACAAACCGTGCTGCATCAAAAACGGCTTCGCTTTGAATGTAGGCTTTGTCTCTATGTTCTTGGTCAATTATGCGGGCAATATGTTGGTGAATGTTGGAACGGTATACACCGTGCGGTGAGGGATAAACATTTTCAAAATGCATGGCCACATTGCCCAGGCTGGAGAGCACACAGGCCACATTACTGATCCAAATTTTTTTAAATTTAAAGCCACGGACCAAGTAATTAATGATGAGTTTGGAAGTAAGTTCGTGAGTGAGCCCAGCATGGCGGTCGGCTGGATGTGTGCAGGTGAGTCCCAGGTGAAGCACATCCCCCACTCCCGGAACGGGGAGAAGGACAGCCGAACAAAATCCCGCCATGCTACCGTTGGCTCTTCTTGCAATAGTAATAATTTTATCTTTTAGTGTGTCGCGCGCATCGCTGTTTTCTTTTAAACACTGGTAATCTGGAATTTCTTCAAAACATTCTTTGGCCACCAAGGCTAATTCTGAATTAAGAGTACAAGCTTCCTCGGCCGATAATTTAAGTCCCGGACGGTATAGGTATGAGATATGGTAGGACTGTTTTGTCATAAATACTCCCTTGTTGTTGGTTTTTTTTAAAAATAGCGAGGGCTTCGCGGGTAATAAAGTGTTGTGCTTGGTTTTTCAAAACACCGCCATCTTTTCCGGTAAGTGGTTTTCCGAACGAAATATAAATATCACGCGTGGGGTTACTCATTTGCTTGATAAAATGTGTAAGAAAGCTTGCGTCTTCTATCCAAGCGTCTTCTGTATTGGCGTATTCAATAGCCACCGGAACAATGGTGTAATTTTTTTTGGCGGCTAAATAGAAAGAGCCGGGTCTAAAGTCTTCAAAATGTGGAGCTTGGCAGGTGGTGCCTTCTGGAAAAAGAATTACAGGAATATCTTCTTTTTGGAGTGCGTCAATTTGTGCGAGTGCATTTTTGCGGCTGGGTTTAGAATGGCGGTTTAAAAAAATACAACCTG is a window of bacterium DNA encoding:
- a CDS encoding 1-acyl-sn-glycerol-3-phosphate acyltransferase — protein: MKLVFYTSLALLALFIQQKRFGKNLAVANNVAQHWAKTMLKTYGIRIHIKGQIPEGNNIIVANHRSYMDIPVLLSFVPATFLSKQEIASWPLIGWGARMAGCIFLNRHSKPSRKNALAQIDALQKEDIPVILFPEGTTCQAPHFEDFRPGSFYLAAKKNYTIVPVAIEYANTEDAWIEDASFLTHFIKQMSNPTRDIYISFGKPLTGKDGGVLKNQAQHFITREALAIFKKNQQQGSIYDKTVLPYLIPIPSGT